In Bubalus kerabau isolate K-KA32 ecotype Philippines breed swamp buffalo chromosome 4, PCC_UOA_SB_1v2, whole genome shotgun sequence, one DNA window encodes the following:
- the GIP gene encoding gastric inhibitory polypeptide isoform X1 → MLAMKTFSLLVVSLLLAVVLGEKEEDHSQLGFHPKASGSQPRATRYAEGTFISDYSIAMDKIRQQDFVNWLLAQKGKKSDWIHNITQREAGALELAHQSNRKEEAKEEQGSLPKNPSNEDLLKHLLIRELLAWMVDQMELCRLRFQ, encoded by the exons ATGTTGGCCATGAAGACCTTCTCCCTGCTGGTGGTGTCCCTGCTCCTGGCAGTGGTGCTGGGGGAGAAAGAAGAGGATCACTCCCAGCTGGG atTCCACCCTAAGGCCAGTGGCTCCCAGCCTCGAGCAACCAGGTATGCTGAGGGCACCTTCATCAGTGACTACAGTATCGCCATGGACAAGATCCGCCAACAAGACTTTGTGAACTGGCTACTGGCGCAGAAGGGGAAGAAGAGCGA CTGGATACACAACATCACccagagggaggctggggcccTAGAGCTGGCCCATCAGTCTAACAGGAAGGAGGAGGCAAAGGAGGAGCAGGG CTCCCTGCCCAAGAACCCCAGTAATGAAGATTTGCTAAAGCATTTACTGATTCGAGAGCTGCTGGCCTGGATGGTGGATCAGATGGAGCTCTGCAGGCTCAG ATTTCAGTGA
- the GIP gene encoding gastric inhibitory polypeptide isoform X2, with protein sequence MLAMKTFSLLVVSLLLAVVLGEKEEDHSQLGFHPKASGSQPRATRYAEGTFISDYSIAMDKIRQQDFVNWLLAQKGKKSDWIHNITQREAGALELAHQSNRKEEAKEEQGKAFMEQGPSQGQSPEISYPVSVGS encoded by the exons ATGTTGGCCATGAAGACCTTCTCCCTGCTGGTGGTGTCCCTGCTCCTGGCAGTGGTGCTGGGGGAGAAAGAAGAGGATCACTCCCAGCTGGG atTCCACCCTAAGGCCAGTGGCTCCCAGCCTCGAGCAACCAGGTATGCTGAGGGCACCTTCATCAGTGACTACAGTATCGCCATGGACAAGATCCGCCAACAAGACTTTGTGAACTGGCTACTGGCGCAGAAGGGGAAGAAGAGCGA CTGGATACACAACATCACccagagggaggctggggcccTAGAGCTGGCCCATCAGTCTAACAGGAAGGAGGAGGCAAAGGAGGAGCAGGG GAAGGCTTTTATGGAACAAGGACCCTCCCAAGGCCAGTCCCCTGAAATCAGTTACCCTGTTTCTGTAGGAAGCTGA